Genomic window (Flavobacteriales bacterium):
AGGTGTGATCACCGACAAGGAAGCGCGCACGCTCGGCGTGGGCGGGGAGGTGATCTGCTACGTCAGCTAAAGAAAGACCAGACCATGAGCCGCATAGGAAAAGAACCGATCCAGATCCCCGCAGGGGTGGAAGTGGGCATCAGCGACAAGAACGTCGTGACGGTGAAGGGCCCCAAGGGCAGCCTGACCCAGACCTTGGACCCGGCGATCAAAGTGACCCAGGAGGCCGGTGTGCTGACCTTCAGCCGCCCCACGGACCTCAAGCACCATCGTTCCATGCATGGCCTTTACAGGGCCTTGGTGGCCAATATGGTGGAGGGCGTGACCAAGGGCTTCAAGACACAGCAGGAACTGGTGGGCGTGGGTTACCGCGCCACCGCGAAGGGCCAGCAGTTGCAGTTGTCCCTCGGCTTCTCCCACAACGTCGTGTTCGAGCTCCCCTCGGAGATCTCGGTGACCGCCGTGCAGGAGAAAGGAAAGAACCCCATCGTGACGATGGAAAGCATTGACAAGCAGGTGTTGGGCGCAGTTGCGGCCAAGATC
Coding sequences:
- the rplF gene encoding 50S ribosomal protein L6 gives rise to the protein MSRIGKEPIQIPAGVEVGISDKNVVTVKGPKGSLTQTLDPAIKVTQEAGVLTFSRPTDLKHHRSMHGLYRALVANMVEGVTKGFKTQQELVGVGYRATAKGQQLQLSLGFSHNVVFELPSEISVTAVQEKGKNPIVTMESIDKQVLGAVAAKIRSLRKPEPYKGKGVRFVGENIRRKAGKAAGK